CCAAGCTTTACACGGAGGCTGTTTGTAATGTCCACTATGTGACCATGATAATCATGCCTGTACGCAAACCAGCGAAGCAGAGAATCGACAAAAGCAAGGGATGCCATCACCCCGAGCCAGAAAAATGCCTTTGAAGGGTCTGCATTCTCACCGAAACTGTATACAAGAACAGGGAAGAAACATGTAAAGGATACCCCCTGTGCTATATAGGCAATGATAAACAAGATACACATTTTTTTAAAACCTGCGCTCCTGTCATCAGAAATTTCCAGAGACATCTGGTATGATTCCCTGAGGTTAAGAACTTTATTATTAACTTGCTTCATCTTTCCTCTCTCTGACACTAATGTCCCAAGACTGCGCCTGCTCATAGTTACCCCACAAACGGGCATATATACCGCCTGAATCTTTCAGATATTCATGACGTCCCCTTTCGACAACACAGCCCCCATCCATCACAATTATCTGATCAACATCTCTGATGGTTGAAAGTCTGTGAGCGATGACTATCACGGTTTTATTTTTGGTGAGATTCGCAATGGCTCTGATTATCTCTTCTTCGTTTTCAGGGTCAGCAAACGCTGTTGCTTCATCCAGCACTATAACCGGCGCATCCCGGAGTATCGCTCTGGCAATGGTTATCCGCTGTTTCTGTCCTCCGGACAGCCTGGCTCCTCTGTCACCCGCTTTTGTGCTGTATCCATCAGGCAGAGTCATTATAAAATCATGTATACATGCAGCTTTTGCAGCTTTTATAATCTCTTCGTGGGTTGCGTCAGGCTTTGCCATTCTGATGTTGTCAGAAAGCGAGTCGTGAAACAGAAAAGTATCCTGAAAAACAAAAGAAACATGCTCCATAAGTTTTTCAGGGCTGATATTCCGGACATCAATACCACCGACTTTAATACAACCGCTCTCAACGTCCCAAAACCTTGGGATCAGCTTTGCCACAGTGCTCTTGCCTGCTCCTGAAGGTCCGACAACAGCCGTCACTGTCCCTTTTGGAACTTCAAAACTCACATCACGCAGAGCATACTCTTTTCTGCTGCTGTATCTGAAAAATACATTTTCAAACACAACAGATGAATCCTGTGGTTCTTTTGGGGTTTCACTGACAGACAGAACGGGAGAATTGAGTACTTCATTTATTCTGAAAGCCCCCGCCTGAGATTTTTTTATAAAATTATTCAGCCACATTAAGGGCATCATAGCATCAGCCATACCTGTACTCATCATAAGTGCCGCTACAAATGCAGAGAACGACAAAGTTCCTGCCGATTTGAAATATATACCCGCAGCGGTTACAGCCAGCAAAGTAGGAATGGGGCTGAGTATGAGCAGACCTATCCTTGCAGGAATGCCCGTGGCATTTATCCACTCTTTCAGCCCTTTCTTATAAATATCCAAAGCGGTCTGATATCTCATAAAAGAGCTTTTACCATCGTCAAATGTTCGTACCACAGGCATTGCCTGAACGAACTCTATGACGGCAGAATTTATCATCTCCTGCCCTTCTTCATATTTTTTTCGGTATGATGCGGCATCACGCATTACAAACCCCATCACAGTGAAACCGATAACCAGTACAATCGTACTGACAAGAGCTAGCCGCCAGTCAATTATAAACATCAACGCCATAGACGCTACGGGCGCAGCTATCGTGCGTCCTATGAAAGGAGTGCTGTCCGCTACGAACGCATGCAGACTCATCACATCATCCACCATAACCTTTTTCAACGCACCCGACCCTGTTGTTAAAATATACCCCATAGGAACCTTTGCTAAATGACCGGCTATTCTGGTACGAAGGATCTCTTCCAGAGCAAAAGCACCGTTGTGCGAAACTTTAAAAGCATAGGTTCTGAAAATAAAAGCGATTGCTGTCAGCAGTATGGTTAACCATACTGATTCCCACACTCCGAACCTAAAACCGATAAACTCTGTCTCACCGCCGTTTACCAGCGCACCAACAGCCAGTGCCATAAAAAGCATGGCTCCTACAGCAGAAAATGCGCTGAGACCAGCAAGTGTTATACCTGCTTTGATTTCAAACATAACAGGAGCCATGATGCTCCACAGCCCCTGTTTCATAGTATTATTCTTTTTCATTTTGCATCAGAAATAATATGCGGCGCCAACGCCAAGGATACGCCCTCTGGAAGGCATGCCAACGATAACATCCGCGCCATCCACCATAGATGCTCCGTAGTTCCAGCCATAGAGGTCATAAACTTTATCCAATATGTTATCACCCCACACATAGACTTCTAAGTTTTCACTCATTACTCCTATGCGGAAATCAAGTTTGTTATAAGAGTCAAGTTCAAATGTGTTTGCAGGATCCCCTTCTCTGCTGCCGATATACCTGTTTGTCACAGTAGTAACAAGAGCAGGTGCTTTAAATCCCCAGAAAGGCTTCAGCGAAAGACTGTGAGCAATCGAAACTGTTGCGTTCCACTCGGGAGAGTTTGGAATACTGTTTCCTTCCTTCGCACCTGAGGTTGAGCCGCCCGGCACAGTTTTGATCTCTGCATCGGTGTAGCCAAAACCTGCTGTGATGGTGAACCCGCCCCCCGGTTTAACAAAACCGCTGAACTCTGCACCTTTGCTCTCTGTATCAAAATTCTCCACGTCAGATACTCTATCCATGTGGTTCCATACCATCACATGGTCATCTTTTATATCGTTATAAAAGAATGCAACGTTTAAGCCTGATTTACCATTCGGAGCTTCAAACTTTGCCCCCAGTTCAAAACTATCTATTTCAGCTTCGTCATATATAAGATCGTTATCGTATCCGTTTATAAACGCGTTTCCCCAGTCGTTATATCCTTTTGCCTTATGCCCTCTGGCATAAGTAAGATAAACATTCGTATCCTCACGCACAGCATAGCTTACAGAAACTCTCCCTGTTCCATAGGATTCAGACATTTCATCAGAATCAGAGGCTGTTCTGATTGTGCTGGGGTTTGATGGATTAGCCGTCCAGTCTGTATCATACTCCTTTTTATCCCACGTATAACGCAAACCGCCGGTAAGTTTCAGTTTATCAGTTACAGGGTATGTAACCTCACCAAAAACGCCAATGTCTGTGGTTTCGAAAGTTTTATACAGATCAGCATTGTACCAACCAATACTGTAAAACGTGTCGTAAGCATCAACATTATTCAGGTCTCTTTCAGACCTGTAATAGTTTGCTCCGGTAACCCAGAAGATATCACTTCCGGACTTTGAGCTTAAGCGCAATTCCTGACTAAAAGCCTTCTGTTCTAGCTCTCTGGTCATAGACCCTTCGGGTACGAATCCATAAAATTCTCTATATATCATCCCGTTATAGATATACTGCTGCTGGTTTGCATCGGTGTGAACATACCCGGTAACAGAAGTAAAATCAAAAGCGCTGAATTCATGCTCGAAAATAAGAGTAAATCTATCAACACTCTTCTCAGTATCATAACTGTCTTTTGGAATATCAGTTTTCTGTTCGTCATCATACGGAGCAAGGATATCAGCTCCTGTCATGTTGTCTATATCTTCATGACCTATAGAAAACGTTACATCAGTTTTGTCTGTTGGTTCCCACAGCAGTGTAGCTCGGACAGCAAAGTTCCGAGGTTCTGTGATGGGTTCAGTAGAATTATAATACTCGACCTGATTGTCATAGCCCGAATACTTCGCAGCCAGACGCATACTTACAGTTTTGGAAACAGGACCGCTTACAGCACCTTCTGTGAGAAACGTATTTTCTGTCCCATACTCTCCTTTAAGATACCCTTCAAGATGTCTGGTAGGCTTCTTGGTTATAATATTAATCGCACCTGCTTCACTGTTTCTGCCCATCAGAGTACCTTGCGGACCTTTCAGGATCTCAACACGCTCTATGTCCATAATATTAAGTGTTGCTGATGCTACAGCCTGAGGTACACCATCTACATTGATAACAACAGATGTGTCATCCATGCTAACTGATTCGAGGGAACCCACCCCTCTTATTCTTATATTCCGCGTATCAGAACCGCCATAGGTGTCAACTTCTATCCCCGGAGTCTGCCGCAAAGCGTCTTCCAGATTGGCAAGTCTGCGGTTTTCAAGTTCGTTTCCGCTTATCACACTCAGGCTGAAGGGAACGTCTTTTGCGGACTCTTCCGCCTTTCTGGCAGTCACTGTCGTAGACTGAAGTGTCTGCACTTTCTCCGCTTCCGCCACCCCTAAGCCTTCTTTCCCCTCCTGGGCAAAAATGGTGAAAGGTACGAGTAAAATTATCAACAAAAAGCTAGATCTGCTTAATGCACCAATATTCATCTGTGAGTCCTCCATATTTTATAGCTGGCTACAGGCTGGTGCTTTGGCTGGCTTATTCGTTTCTATTTGGTGAGAAGAAGTTTCCTCTCTTTCGTCATACGTAATGTATACATCTGTCCTTCATGTTCGATGTATACCAGTGACCTGTTTTCCAGCAGAGCTTTACTGTTTATGATCTTTGTCTGCTTATCTGTGTCAAAGTTTTTCTTCATTTTATGTCTCCCTACCCCATCAGTTAGCATCAGCCATAAGACTGTTTACGGCATTAAGTCCGCTTTGAGCAGTT
This window of the Denitrovibrio acetiphilus DSM 12809 genome carries:
- a CDS encoding ABC transporter ATP-binding protein, with the translated sequence MKKNNTMKQGLWSIMAPVMFEIKAGITLAGLSAFSAVGAMLFMALAVGALVNGGETEFIGFRFGVWESVWLTILLTAIAFIFRTYAFKVSHNGAFALEEILRTRIAGHLAKVPMGYILTTGSGALKKVMVDDVMSLHAFVADSTPFIGRTIAAPVASMALMFIIDWRLALVSTIVLVIGFTVMGFVMRDAASYRKKYEEGQEMINSAVIEFVQAMPVVRTFDDGKSSFMRYQTALDIYKKGLKEWINATGIPARIGLLILSPIPTLLAVTAAGIYFKSAGTLSFSAFVAALMMSTGMADAMMPLMWLNNFIKKSQAGAFRINEVLNSPVLSVSETPKEPQDSSVVFENVFFRYSSRKEYALRDVSFEVPKGTVTAVVGPSGAGKSTVAKLIPRFWDVESGCIKVGGIDVRNISPEKLMEHVSFVFQDTFLFHDSLSDNIRMAKPDATHEEIIKAAKAACIHDFIMTLPDGYSTKAGDRGARLSGGQKQRITIARAILRDAPVIVLDEATAFADPENEEEIIRAIANLTKNKTVIVIAHRLSTIRDVDQIIVMDGGCVVERGRHEYLKDSGGIYARLWGNYEQAQSWDISVRERKDEAS
- a CDS encoding TonB-dependent receptor, encoding MLIILLVPFTIFAQEGKEGLGVAEAEKVQTLQSTTVTARKAEESAKDVPFSLSVISGNELENRRLANLEDALRQTPGIEVDTYGGSDTRNIRIRGVGSLESVSMDDTSVVINVDGVPQAVASATLNIMDIERVEILKGPQGTLMGRNSEAGAINIITKKPTRHLEGYLKGEYGTENTFLTEGAVSGPVSKTVSMRLAAKYSGYDNQVEYYNSTEPITEPRNFAVRATLLWEPTDKTDVTFSIGHEDIDNMTGADILAPYDDEQKTDIPKDSYDTEKSVDRFTLIFEHEFSAFDFTSVTGYVHTDANQQQYIYNGMIYREFYGFVPEGSMTRELEQKAFSQELRLSSKSGSDIFWVTGANYYRSERDLNNVDAYDTFYSIGWYNADLYKTFETTDIGVFGEVTYPVTDKLKLTGGLRYTWDKKEYDTDWTANPSNPSTIRTASDSDEMSESYGTGRVSVSYAVREDTNVYLTYARGHKAKGYNDWGNAFINGYDNDLIYDEAEIDSFELGAKFEAPNGKSGLNVAFFYNDIKDDHVMVWNHMDRVSDVENFDTESKGAEFSGFVKPGGGFTITAGFGYTDAEIKTVPGGSTSGAKEGNSIPNSPEWNATVSIAHSLSLKPFWGFKAPALVTTVTNRYIGSREGDPANTFELDSYNKLDFRIGVMSENLEVYVWGDNILDKVYDLYGWNYGASMVDGADVIVGMPSRGRILGVGAAYYF
- a CDS encoding hemin uptake protein HemP, encoding MKKNFDTDKQTKIINSKALLENRSLVYIEHEGQMYTLRMTKERKLLLTK